In Papio anubis isolate 15944 chromosome 20, Panubis1.0, whole genome shotgun sequence, a single window of DNA contains:
- the CEACAM16 gene encoding carcinoembryonic antigen-related cell adhesion molecule 16, whose amino-acid sequence MEKGEGLLPLVSTLPREGSPGHSAGGKPGQYQIRALGTKRVRRLPQEACPGHGLWPVPATPTLVLRQTEPSPNQEGESEHWDFNATISKTRFGVKDGADWASLERQRKSPRLGVRTQGAGPDVLPTFLNVGAEISITLEPAQPTEGDNITLVVHGLSGELLAYNWYAGPTLSVSYLVASYIVSTGDETPGPAHTGREAVRPDGSLDIQGVLPRHSGTYILQTYNRQFQTEVGYGHMQVYEILAQPTVLANSTALVERRDTLRLMCGSPSTTAEVRWFFNGGALPVALRLGLSPDGRVLARHGIRREEAGAYQCEVWNPVSVSRSEPINLTVYFGPERVAILQDSTTRTGCTIKVDFNTSLTLWCVSRSCPEPEYVWAFNGQALKNGQDHVNISSMTAAQEGTYTCIAKNTKTLLSGSASVVVKLSAAAVAMMIVPVPTKPMEGQDVTLTVQGYPKDLLVYAWYRGPASEPNRLLSQLPSGTWIAGPAHTGREVGFPNCSLLVQKLNLTDTGRYTLKTVTLQGKTETLEVELQVARECVGKGKACPFLDKGSQKEPLLPPSGWGT is encoded by the exons ATGGAGAAGGGTGAG GGCCTCCTCCCGCTTGTCAGTACCCTACCCCGTGAGGGCAGCCCAGGACACAGTGCTGGAGGCAAACCAGGACAG TACCAAATCCGGGCCCTCGGCACAAAGAGGGTTAGGCGGCTGCCCCAGGAGGCCTGCCCAGGTCACGGCCTCTGGCCGGTGCCCGCCACACCCACCCTG GTCCTGCGGCAGACGGAGCCGAGCCCCAACCAGGAAGGGGAGTCCGAGCACTGGGACTTCAACGCCACCATCTCCAAGACTCGGTTTGGGGTGAAAGATGGCGCTGACTGG GCGAGCTtggagaggcagaggaagagccCCCGACTGGGAGTCAGGACCCAGGGGGCAGGCCCTGACGTCCTAC CCACGTTCCTGAATGTGGGGGCTGAGATCTCTATCACCCTGGAGCCTGCCCAGCCAACCGAAGGGGACAACATCACGCTGGTCGTCCACGGGCTTTCGGGGGAACTGCTCGCCTACAACTGGTACGCGGGGCCCACGCTCAGCGTATCGTACCTGGTGGCCAGCTACATTGTGAGCACAGGCGATGAGACTCCTGGCCCGGCCCACACGGGGCGGGAGGCTGTGCGCCCCGATGGCAGCCTGGACATCCAGGGCGTCCTGCCCCGGCACTCAGGCACCTACATCCTGCAGACGTACAACAGGCAGTTTCAGACTGAGGTGGGCTACGGACACATGCAGGTCTATG AGATCCTGGCCCAGCCCACAGTCTTGGCCAACAGCACGGCACTGGTGGAGCGTCGAGACACCCTACGCCTTATGTGCGGCAGCCCCAGCACCACAGCTGAGGTCCGCTGGTTCTTCAACGGTGGGGCCCTGCCCGTCGCTCTCCGCCTGGGCCTGTCCCCTGACGGCCGGgtgctggccaggcatggcaTCCGCCGGGAGGAGGCCGGTGCCTATCAATGTGAGGTGTGGAACCCGGTCAGTGTCAGCCGCAGTGAGCCCATCAACCTGACCGTGTACT TTGGCCCAGAACGTGTGGCCATCCTCCAGGATTCCACCACCCGCACAGGCTGCACCATCAAAGTTGACTTCAACACGTCCCTCACCCTGTGGTGCGTGTCCAGGTCCTGCCCAGAGCCCGAGTATGTGTGGGCCTTCAATGGGCAGGCCCTAAAGAACGGTCAAGACCACGTCAACATCAGCAGCATGACAGCTGCCCAGGAGGGGACGTACACATGTATTGCGAAGAACACCAAGACCCTGCTATCTGGATCTGCCTCAGTCGTGGTCAAGCTCTCTG CTGCAGCAGTTGCCATGATGATCGTGCCCGTGCCCACCAAGCCAATGGAGGGCCAGGACGTGACGCTGACCGTGCAGGGCTACCCCAAGGACCTGCTGGTCTACGCCTGGTACCGCGGGCCTGCCTCCGAGCCCAACCGGCTGCTCAGCCAGCTGCCGTCAGGAACCTGGATTGCAGGCCCCGCACACACAGGCCGGGAGGTGGGCTTCCCCAACTGCTCACTGTTGGTGCAAAAGCTGAACCTCACAGACACTGGCCGCTACACACTCAAGACCGTCACACTGCAGGGCAAGACCGAGACACTGGAAGTGGAGCTGCAGGTGGCCCGTGAGTGTGTGGGAAAGGGCAAGGCATGCCCCTTTTTAGACAAGGGCTCCCAAAAGGAGCCTTTGCTTCCTCCATCAGGCTGGGGGACATAG